The Gallus gallus isolate bGalGal1 chromosome 28, bGalGal1.mat.broiler.GRCg7b, whole genome shotgun sequence genome has a segment encoding these proteins:
- the GDF15 gene encoding growth/differentiation factor 15 yields MLRDVGAVTVTCLQLLLLAGGAQPRPRAWDEDGQQLEAIKHGILRRLGMAGPPPVPHAPDPESISRARRLYERRVAELRGNRSREREEREGAAAATRWHRLTAILWRLPDPPRRERDPPRGHEPPRGQRDPHGEPDPDGDQHSHGQQDPEGHRDPHGRQDPPGPYRYLLLVPRTGALRQRLQMLRAQLQLPLHSPHPAQLHVSIYTPGRSGGAPRLLHSRELDPRSQHLDLTAPIRHWAAGHSAALRLELTFSSNVSDPWDGFGTGKAVLEVETRDRAGRGARRRRGLEEECGKSEGKCCMRALKVSFQEIGWDDWVLAPRSYDMRFCQGSCPHNYRAASMHAQIQARVHALSRAAPAPCCVPAEYDPMVLMHYNGEGRLVSSVFEDMLVTRCHCA; encoded by the exons ATGCTGCGGGACGTGGGGGCCGTCACCGtcacctgcctgcagctcctgctgctggcgGGCGGCGCGCAGCCACGGCCCCGCGCGTGGGACGAGGAcgggcagcagctggaggccaTCAAACACGGCATCCTGCGGCGGTTGGGCATGGCCGGGCCCCCCCCGGTGCCGCACGCTCCGGACCCGGAGAGCATCAGCCGAGCGCGGCGGCTGTACGAGCGGCGCGTGGCCGAACTGCGAGGGAACCGCAGCCGGGAACGGGAGGAGCGCGAGGGAGCGGCGGCCGCCACGCGTTGGCACCGCCTCACCGCCATCC TGTGGCGCCTGCCAGACCCCCCCCGGCGAGAGCGGGACCCCCCCAGGGGGCATGAACCACCCAGAGGACAGCGGGACCCCCATGGAGAGCCGGACCCCGACGGTGACCAGCACTCCCACGGACAGCAGGACCCCGAAGGTCACCGGGACCCCCATGGGCGCCAGGACCCCCCCGGGCCGTACCGTTACCTCCTGCTGGTGCCGCGCACGGGCGCTCTCCGCCAGCGGCTACAGATGCTGcgggcacagctgcagctcccccTGCACTCCCCACACCCAGCGCAGCTCCACGTCAGCATTTACACCCCGGGGAGATCCGGGGGGGCCCCACGGCTGCTGCACAGCCGGGAGTTGGACCCCCGCTCCCAACACCTGGACCTGACGGCGCCCATCCGGCATTGGGCCGCCGGGCACAGCGCCGCGCTGCGCTTGGAGTTGACCTTCAGCTCCAACGTGTCGGATCCGTGGGATGGCTTCGGAACCGGGAAGGCGGTTCTGGAGGTGGAAACGCGGGAcagagcggggcggggggcgagGAGGCGGCGGGGGCTGGAAGAGGAGTGCGGGAAGAGCGAGGGGAAGTGCTGCATGAGGGCGCTGAAGGTGTCCTTCCAGGAGATCGGGTGGGACGATTGGGTGCTGGCGCCGCGCAGCTACGACATGCGCTTCTGCCAGGGCTCCTGCCCGCACAACTACCGCGCCGCCAGCATGCACGCACAGATCCAGGCCCGGGTGCACGCCCTGAGCCGCGCCGCCCCGGCGCCGTGCTGTGTGCCCGCCGAGTACGACCCCATGGTGCTGATGCACTACAATGGGGAGGGCAGGTTGGTCAGCTCTGTCTTTGAGGATATGTTGGTCACCCGCTGTCACTGCGCCTGA
- the LOC112530443 gene encoding translation initiation factor IF-2-like isoform X1, whose protein sequence is MDDTAAAAGHRRALRGDGTRNNRRFGRTRRGAAGWETLSGRTAGRRAEVSWAARGAERWARGDGDVCATNAPRPPSRPRPLPAPSPSPPRPPPVRSAGRAARSATRANMSGRSRSEPRLRSGTPRMGLRLMTPQPGFAACRCPGPVLTEVTALGVCIIPGTASGADGSGPAVPTRSCAAAVRDRGGEPTEGPTVGLHGAFPSSRTDQTRRGQRRAEPTVTPSAEVEILDVCPRQRKENKDFTHGQEKASAHQHERRHVGAGTGMEQLCGVSSSCMEKLKARGCHAVPEQPSSQQDGNPHRRI, encoded by the exons ATGGATGACACTGCGGCTGCAGCGGGGCACCGCCGGGCTCTGCGCGGTGACGGGACGAGGAACAACCGCCGCTTCGGGCGGACGCGTCGCGGTGCCGCCGGGTGGGAGACGCTGAGCGGACGGaccgcggggcggcgggcggaggtCTCGTGGGCGGCACGTGGCGCGGAGCGGTGGGCACGCGGGGATGGGGACGTGTGTGCCACCAACGCGCCTCGCCCGCCCTCCCGTCCCcgtcccctccccgccccctccccgtCCCCTCCTCGTCCCCCCCCCGTCCGCAGCGCCGGGAGGGCAGCGAGAAGCGCGACGCGTGCCAACATGAGCGGGCGGAGCAGATCGGAGCCGCGATTGAGGAGCGGCACTCCCCGTATGGGGCTCCGGCTGATGACACCGCAGCCCGGCTTTGCCGCATGTCGCTGCCCCGGTCCGGTTCTCACTGAAGTAACCGCGCTCGGGGTTTGCATCATTCCCGGCACGGCGTCGGGCGCGGATGGCTCCGGTCCAGCGGTGCCGACGCGGAGCTGCGCGGCAGCGGTAAGAGATCGTGGAGGAGAACCGACGGAGGGCCCCACGGTTGGGCTCCATGGAGCTTTTCCCAGCAGTAGGACGGACCAAACCCGGAGGGGTCAACGGAGGGCAGAGCCCACAGTCACCCCCAGCGCGGAGGTGGAG ATTCTTGACGTTTGCCCGaggcaaagaaaggagaacaagGATTTCACCCATGGCCAAGAGAAAGCATCGGCTCATCAGCACGAGCGGCGTCATGTGGGGG cggGGACGGGCATGGAGCAGCTTTGTggggtgagcagcagctgcatggaGAAGCTGAAGGCACGGGGCTGCCACgctgtccctgagcagcccagctcccagcaggatgGCAATCCCCACCGCAGGATCTGA
- the PGPEP1 gene encoding pyroglutamyl-peptidase 1 isoform X2, translating to MEKPRRAVVVTGFGPFGEHAVNASWIAVQELEKLGLRDGVDLHVYEVPVEYQTVQRLIPALWKKHSPQALSAVLKAAQSASIPSLTWTWFAGGSQHWGWTSPSPSLRMLAGTCVTSLTTLPYTRAAGGRLSSMCLRWESRTAPSSWAGHCRPSLRKCSTFWSILKTKSIVSTNTESRQEPSCYCTSCTSPLLLKCGGCSV from the exons ATGGAGAAACCGCGGCGGGCGGTGGTGGTGACGG GGTTTGGTCCCTTTGGAGAACACGCCGTCAACGCCAGTTGGATTGCAGTGCAG GAGCTGGAGAAGCTCGGGCTGCGAGATGGCGTGGACCTGCATGTCTATGAAGTCCCGGTGGAATACCAGACGGTGCAGAGACTCATCCCTGCACTGTGGAAGAAGCACAGTCCACAA GCTCTCAGTGCTGTGTTGAAGGCGGCCCAGAGTGCATCGATTCCATCATTGACATGGACCTGGTTTGCAGGAGGGTCTCAGCACTGGGGCTGGACGTCACCGTCACCATCTCTAAGGATGCTGGCAG GTACCTGTGTGACTTCACTTACTACACTTCCTTATACCAGAGCTGCGGGAGGTCGGCTTTCGTCCATGTGCCTCCGTTGGGAAAGCCGTACAGCGCCGAGCAGTTGGGCCGGGCACTGCAGGCCATCATTGAGGAAATGCTCGACGTTTTGGAGCATTCTGAAGACAAAATCAATTGTCAGCACGAACACTGAAAGCAGGCAGGAGCCGTCCTGCTATTGCACTTCCTGCACTTCCCCCCTGCTGCTGAAGTGTGGGGGATGCTCTGTGTGA
- the PGPEP1 gene encoding pyroglutamyl-peptidase 1 isoform X3: protein MEKPRRAVVVTGFGPFGEHAVNASWIAVQELEKLGLRDGVDLHVYEVPVEYQTVQRLIPALWKKHSPQLVVHVGVSGSQCCVEGGPECIDSIIDMDLVCRRVSALGLDVTVTISKDAGRYLCDFTYYTSLYQSCGRSAFVHVPPLGKPYSAEQLGRALQAIIEEMLDVLEHSEDKINCQHEH from the exons ATGGAGAAACCGCGGCGGGCGGTGGTGGTGACGG GGTTTGGTCCCTTTGGAGAACACGCCGTCAACGCCAGTTGGATTGCAGTGCAG GAGCTGGAGAAGCTCGGGCTGCGAGATGGCGTGGACCTGCATGTCTATGAAGTCCCGGTGGAATACCAGACGGTGCAGAGACTCATCCCTGCACTGTGGAAGAAGCACAGTCCACAA TTGGTGGTGCATGTAGGTGTGTCGG GCTCTCAGTGCTGTGTTGAAGGCGGCCCAGAGTGCATCGATTCCATCATTGACATGGACCTGGTTTGCAGGAGGGTCTCAGCACTGGGGCTGGACGTCACCGTCACCATCTCTAAGGATGCTGGCAG GTACCTGTGTGACTTCACTTACTACACTTCCTTATACCAGAGCTGCGGGAGGTCGGCTTTCGTCCATGTGCCTCCGTTGGGAAAGCCGTACAGCGCCGAGCAGTTGGGCCGGGCACTGCAGGCCATCATTGAGGAAATGCTCGACGTTTTGGAGCATTCTGAAGACAAAATCAATTGTCAGCACGAACACTGA
- the PGPEP1 gene encoding pyroglutamyl-peptidase 1 isoform X1: MEKPRRAVVVTGFGPFGEHAVNASWIAVQELEKLGLRDGVDLHVYEVPVEYQTVQRLIPALWKKHSPQLVVHVGVSGMATTVTLEKCGHNVGYKGLDNCRFCPGSQCCVEGGPECIDSIIDMDLVCRRVSALGLDVTVTISKDAGRYLCDFTYYTSLYQSCGRSAFVHVPPLGKPYSAEQLGRALQAIIEEMLDVLEHSEDKINCQHEH, translated from the exons ATGGAGAAACCGCGGCGGGCGGTGGTGGTGACGG GGTTTGGTCCCTTTGGAGAACACGCCGTCAACGCCAGTTGGATTGCAGTGCAG GAGCTGGAGAAGCTCGGGCTGCGAGATGGCGTGGACCTGCATGTCTATGAAGTCCCGGTGGAATACCAGACGGTGCAGAGACTCATCCCTGCACTGTGGAAGAAGCACAGTCCACAA TTGGTGGTGCATGTAGGTGTGTCGGGTATGGCTACCACTGTCACTCTGGAGAAGTGTGGCCATAATGTGGGTTATAAGGGCTTAGACAACTGCCGTTTCTGCCCAGGCTCTCAGTGCTGTGTTGAAGGCGGCCCAGAGTGCATCGATTCCATCATTGACATGGACCTGGTTTGCAGGAGGGTCTCAGCACTGGGGCTGGACGTCACCGTCACCATCTCTAAGGATGCTGGCAG GTACCTGTGTGACTTCACTTACTACACTTCCTTATACCAGAGCTGCGGGAGGTCGGCTTTCGTCCATGTGCCTCCGTTGGGAAAGCCGTACAGCGCCGAGCAGTTGGGCCGGGCACTGCAGGCCATCATTGAGGAAATGCTCGACGTTTTGGAGCATTCTGAAGACAAAATCAATTGTCAGCACGAACACTGA
- the LSM4 gene encoding U6 snRNA-associated Sm-like protein LSm4 has translation MLPLSLLKTAQNHPMLVELKNGETYNGHLVSCDNWMNINLREVICTSRDGDKFWRMPECYIRGSTIKYLRIPDEIIDMVKEEVVSKGRGRGGMQQQKQQKGRGVGGAGRGVFGGRGRGIPGSGRGQQEKKPGRQSAKQ, from the exons ATG CTGCCCCTGTCGTTGCTGAAGACGGCGCAGAACCACCCCATG CTGGTGGAGCTGAAGAATGGAGAGACGTACAACGGGCACCTGGTGAGCTGTGACAACTGGATGAACATCAACCTGCGGGAGGTCATCTGCACCTCACGG GATGGTGACAAGTTCTGGAGAATGCCGGAGTGTTACATCCGTGGCAGCACAATTAAATACCTTCGGATCCCCGATGAAATAATTGACATGGTGAAAGAAGAGGTGGTCTCCAAGGGCAGAGGCCGTGGTGGGATGCAACAGCAGAAGCAACAGAAAGGCCGTGGTGTTGGAGGTGCTGGACGAG GTGTGTTTGGTGGCCGTGGCCGAGGAATACCGGGCAGTGGAAGAggccagcaggaaaaaaagccaggCAGGCAATCAGCGAAGCAGTGA
- the JUND gene encoding transcription factor jun-D: METPFYHDDVLSGLGSGFAPTSGSSGLLLPFPGGSMMKKDALGLALPEQVAAALKAPGAAAAAAAAAGGEATAGLLGSPEMGMLKLSSPELERLIIQSNGLVTTTPTSGQFLYPKAAASEEQEFAEGFVKALEDLHKQNQLGGGGGPNGGAAAAGGGGGGGGGGGGELPAPGLAPEPPVYANLSTYPAVSYAAEPGPFAAPPPRLPPPPPPPLKDEPQIVPEVPSFGESPPLSPIDMDTQERIKAERKRLRNRIAASKCRKRKLERISRLEEKVKSLKSQNTELASTASLLREQVAQLKQKVLSHVNSGCQLLPQHQHQVPAY; encoded by the coding sequence ATGGAAACACCCTTCTACCATGATGATGTGTTGAGCGGCCTCGGCAGCGGCTTCGCCCCGACCTCCGGCAGCAGCGggctcctcctgcccttccccgGCGGCAGCATGATGAAGAAGGACGCGCTCGGCCTGGCGCTGCCCGAGCAGGTGGCGGCGGCGCTGAAGGCTccgggagcggcggcggcggcggcggcggcggcgggcggagaGGCGACGGCGGGGCTGCTGGGATCCCCCGAGATGGGGATGCTGAAGCTGTCGTCGCCCGAGCTGGAGCGCCTCATCATCCAGTCCAACGGGCTGGTGACCACCACGCCGACCAGCGGGCAGTTCCTCTACCCGAAAGCGGCCGCCTCGGAGGAGCAGGAGTTCGCCGAGGGCTTCGTGAAGGCGCTGGAGGACTTGCACAAGCAGAACCAGttgggcggcggcggcggccccaACGGGGGAGCGGCGGCcgcgggaggaggcggcggcggaggcggcggcggcgggggagAGCTGCCCGCGCCCGGCCTGGCCCCGGAGCCGCCCGTGTACGCCAACCTCAGTACGTACCCCGCCGTCAGCTACGCCGCCGAGCCCGGCCCGTtcgcggccccgccgccccggctGCCTCctccgcccccgccgccgctgAAGGACGAACCGCAGATCGTGCCCGAGGTGCCGAGCTTCGGAGAGAGCCCCCCGCTGTCCCCCATCGATATGGACACGCAGGAGCGCATCAAAGCGGAGCGGAAACGGCTGAGGAACCGCATCGCCGCCTCCAAGTGCCGCAAGAGGAAACTGGAGCGCATCTCCCGCCTGGAGGAGAAGGTGAAGAGCCTCAAGAGCCAGAACACGGAGCTGGCCTCCACCGCCAGCCTGCTCCGCGAGCAGGTGGCGCAGCTCAAGCAGAAGGTGCTCAGCCACGTCAACAGCGGCTGCCAGCTCCTCCCGCAGCACCAGCACCAGGTGCCGGCGTACTGA